The window CCTCGAAAATTAATATAGAATCTTTTCTATATAAGTCatgatttttagttaaaaaataataaatatttaattttcagcCCTGACCGATCCTTAAAATTTAGCAATCTAGTGTTTTAACCTGAGTATttatctgtcaaaaaaaaaaaaaaaacctgagTATTTCAGAATCTAGTTCTGTCACGGTTCGCGCACACACTGACACACACATGCCGTACTATGaccatataaatatttattatgtcactAATGTATCATTCGTATTTCAATGTTTGAAAAAAGAATGTGGAATGGTATGTTGTTATGGTTTTTGGTTCGTATGAATTTATTGttcaacataatttttaaaattttatatggtGTGGTGGTTTTTTAGGCCGTGGTGAACAATCTGGAAGGGGCTCATGAACTTATTGATACTGCGATTTCGACTGCACTGAAAGAAAGCAAACCTGTTTATATAAGTGTGGGATGTAACTTGGCTGCTATACCACATCCTACTTTTAGTAGGGAACCAGTTCCATTCTCACTTTCTCCCAAGTAAGCATTCTTTGCTACAGATCTCCTTTTTGTTATATCATGTTTAATTGTATTTTGTTATTGGTTTATGTGTTATTTTACTTGGGATTTATTTTGGGGTTGTGTAGATTGAGTAACAAGATGGGTTTGGAAGCTGCAGTCGAGGCCACAGCAGAGTTTTTGAACAAGGCTGTTAAGCCAGTAATGATTGGGGGTCCAAAAATGCGTGTGGCCAAGGCTTGTGAAGCGTTTGTTGAATTAGCTGATGCTTGCGGGTATCCTATTTCTGTGATGCCATCGGCCAAGGGTATGGTGCCTGAACATCATCCACATTTCATTGGGACGTATTGGGGTGCGGTGAGCACTTCATTCTGTGCTGAGATTGTGGAATCAGCTGATGCCTACCTGTTTGCTGGACCGATCTTTAATGACTACAGCTCTGTCGGTTATTCTTTGCTTCTTAAAAAGGAGAAGGCAATCATCTTGCAGCCTGATCGTGTAGTCATTGCAAATGGTCCTACATTTGGATGCGTTTTGATGAAGGATTTCCTTCAAGCTCTTGCAAAGAGGATTAAGCACAATACTACTGCCTTTGAGAATTACTACAGGATTTATGTTCCAGAAGGGATCCCTCCCAAAAGTGCACCCGAGGAGCCTCTAAGGGTTAATGTTCTGTTCCAGCATATACAGAACATGTTGTCTGGTGACACCGCTGTCATTGCTGAGACAGGGGACTCATGGTTCAATTGCCAGAAGCTAAATTTGCCAAAGGGATGCGGGTTAGCTCTCCTCCTACTATTTAAATTCCTCCTGCATTTTGTTTGCATTGGTTTACCCCTTGGGATGATAATGCAGGTATGAATTCCAAATGCAATATGGATCCATCGGTTGGTCTGTTGGTGCAACTCTAGGGTATGCGCAAGCTGACAAGAATAAGAGAGTAATTGCTTGCATCGGTGATGGCAGCTTCCAGGTAATTATCTCTTGTTACAAGCCTAAAAATTCTTAGTGATACTTATATCATGCATAAAAATCTTGGACCACCATGTTGTGTTGGCAGATTGTAGAAATGGCTGTAGAACTAATATGATCTTTGCGTTCACATCAACAATATGAAAGCCTAGAGTTTGTAATACCgttaaaaataacattagaCATGGTATATCTCTGACAGGTAACTGCACAAGATGTGTCAACAATGCTGCGATGGGGTCAAAATCCGATTATTTTTCTGATAAACAATGGTGGTTACACCATTGAAGTTGAGATCCATGATGGACCATACAATGTGATCAAGAACTGGAACTACACCGCCCTGGTTGATGCAATCCATAATGGTGAAGGCAAATGCTGGACTACTAAGGTCAGTCTCGGTCGGAAacgttaaataaattataaaatcattactTCTTAACAACAATGAAGCCATTTGTTAAATTCTTTTGCACACTACTTAAAATCTTGAATGTATAACTACAGGTCCGCTGTGAGGAAGATCTTGTGGAGGCGATTAAGACAGCACTTGGAGACAAAAAAGATTGTCTTTGCTTCATTGAAGTGATCTGTCACAAGGATGATACAAGCAAAGAGTTGCTCGAATGGGGATCTCGGGTCTCTGCTGCTAACAGCCGTCCACCCAACCCCCAGTAGATCAGTTGCTGTCACTGCTTCCTAAATAATTCTTATTATATGCTGAACATTGCATTACCCTTTTGAGTTTCTCAATTATGAGGAAGTTGATTGTTTTGTTTAGTCAAAAAAAGTATCACGTCCTTGTACTTGGTATGTTTATGCTATAGCTGCATCTGGTTTATTACCATACTTAAAAAGAAATATTCATATTTGTTACTAGTAAGTGTGTTGAAAGTTATTTTAGGATGTTTGATCTCTCTTATCAGACTCAAAGTCTCAACTATATTTTCCCTATTTTCATTCAGTCCATAAACATATGTGTTGTACAATCTGCCAAAAAAAACCAAGCAACAGCAGCTATCTATCGTGTTCGTGTGCAACAGCTATCTATCGTGTTCGTGTGTGTGAATAACAGAGTAgtgcaaataaaaaatatggatGAAACAAATCAAATAATGAGGAGACAATAACGGAGAAAACCCGAGTCTAGCACGTGATTGCCTCCTTAATGCATATTAGCCCTCACCGTATGTGTTATCGAATCGTCTCCTAGGATAAAACGGATTACAGTGAAGCAGTGCGTCACTTCTAGTGAACTTGAGACGCGTAAGAAACTATAGCAACATTAAATCTGTAATTGACTCAAACAAATATTTCATCAAATCAATTACAATTATGCGTatgaaaaatgaattaattatttaagagCCGTGGTCTTCGCAAGCTTCGGATTTGCCCCGAAATCCCATGATTTGAACACTACTAAAGTGTTGTGCTACATACAGCAATGGAAActcttttttcatatttatgtaGGACTAAAATTTGTTTAGCAAAATTTTCACTTTCAAGAGACCAACTTTtaatgatcacatctcattcagctcttaataattttgaataattcaGCATGCCT of the Daucus carota subsp. sativus chromosome 4, DH1 v3.0, whole genome shotgun sequence genome contains:
- the LOC108216609 gene encoding pyruvate decarboxylase 1, with translation MDTKISTATTSPPTRNDLGSPPKNSSFSPMHDTPTTHINPSEATLGRHLARRLVQIGVNDVFSVPGDFNLTLLDHLIAEPGLNLVGCCNELNAGYAADGYARSRGVGACVVTFTVGGLSVINAIAGAYSENLPIICIVGGPNSNDYGTNRVLHHTIGLPDFSQELRCFQTVTCFQAVVNNLEGAHELIDTAISTALKESKPVYISVGCNLAAIPHPTFSREPVPFSLSPKLSNKMGLEAAVEATAEFLNKAVKPVMIGGPKMRVAKACEAFVELADACGYPISVMPSAKGMVPEHHPHFIGTYWGAVSTSFCAEIVESADAYLFAGPIFNDYSSVGYSLLLKKEKAIILQPDRVVIANGPTFGCVLMKDFLQALAKRIKHNTTAFENYYRIYVPEGIPPKSAPEEPLRVNVLFQHIQNMLSGDTAVIAETGDSWFNCQKLNLPKGCGYEFQMQYGSIGWSVGATLGYAQADKNKRVIACIGDGSFQVTAQDVSTMLRWGQNPIIFLINNGGYTIEVEIHDGPYNVIKNWNYTALVDAIHNGEGKCWTTKVRCEEDLVEAIKTALGDKKDCLCFIEVICHKDDTSKELLEWGSRVSAANSRPPNPQ